Sequence from the Deltaproteobacteria bacterium genome:
CAAATGCCGACGACAACGTTGGCGTCCAGGACGACCGGAACGCGCGCCTTACGAGGCGGGATCAAGCAGCCGTAAGGCCGGCTGTGCCGGCCGCTGGGGTTTGGCCGCACCCGCTCGTCTGCTCTGCGGCCTGGGTGTCAACTGGAGCGGACACTCGGCCCCCGCGAGTGTCCACTCCAGCTGACACTGGCGCTTCGACCGACGCCGGGAAACGGCGCGCTGCCGCGGCGAGCGTCGTGGCGCAGGCATTGCTCGCTACGTCGCACCATGAAGCGGTGCACGACACGAGCGAGACCGGCAACACAAAACCGGAATGCTGCGGCACCTCGCGCCAAGTCGCCAAGCCGCCAAGGATCGGCTCGCTCCGCTGCTGGGCGACGTGGCACGAGCAGGATATTTCGGCATGCATCGCACCCCCCGGAGCGCGACGCATGACCACGACTGCCGCGTCACCCGGCCCCCTCGCCCCGCATTTGCTTGCGGGGAGAGGGTGGGGTGAGGGGGGTTCGTTGCCCGTGGAAACGTGCGGCCGGGTAGTCCGCGAAGATAGTGGTTTTGCTCAGCAGGGCTGCGTCCTCGACCAGCGCCGGCGCGATCAACAGGCGATCGAAGGGATCGCGGTGGTGGGCATTCCACGCTCACGACTCACGAGCACGAGTCACCGCAGAGTATGCCGCGCCGTGCCGAGCCGCCCCCGTCGCCCGTCACTTCGCCAGCGGCATCTCACGCCGCTCGCCGAGCGCTTCGTTGATGACCACCAGGGCGCCGTTGTCGCCCGCCCGCAACTGCTCGTTGGCATTGAGCAGCTCGATGCCGTAAACCGTGCCGTCCGGCGCCATGTCGACGTTGAGCTCATCACTGATGCGGATGGTCTCCACCTGCGCCACCTTCGCCTGCAGGCGAAGGTAGGCGACGTTGTATCGCGGGTCATAGGTCAGCTGCATCGTCAGTGCTCCCTGTCGCTAGAAGAACTTTACCACAACGGTGATTACCAGCCAGCTGTCGGCCTCGGCAACCGCGTACGCTTCGACCTGCTTGGTGCCGTACGCGCGCCCTCGCCAGGTTCCGTTGAACGCGAAGTTGCGCCGAAAGCCCATGCGACCGAGTCTTGCGGGAAAGCGCTCACCGCCGTCAACGGTGGCCTGCACCTCAGCCTCAGTCGCCCCGCGTTCGGCGAGTCGTTCAAGTGCGTGAGGGTGGAAGCGCAGGGCCATCGGTTGTCGTTTGAAACCCCGCCATCATCCTGCGCCGGTGCTCGGCCGCATGTCAACGATTCCTCCGAACGCGCTGGACCTCGAGCTATGACGACGAGAGCAGAGCGATGAAACCGCAGAGCGGCGATTCCGCGGCGAACTCGCGGCCAGCTCGTTGTCGGCAGCACAATGATCGCCAGCCGCAAACCGGCGAGGTTCTGCTGATGGCGAAGGTTACGGTCGGCCGTGATGATTCCGCACACGAGTCACGAGCACGAGTCACGAGTCGCGATAGGCAGTAGGCGATGATGTCACAGGTCACGAAAGCATTCGCCGCGGCGGCAGTCAGGTGGGCACGGCCCGCTCAACGAACTGTCCCGACACGAACTTGTGCAGGACGGTGGCGATGAGCGTCGTCGACGGCACGCCTTCCGCCAGCGCGCGGGCTCGCAGGGCTTTG
This genomic interval carries:
- a CDS encoding DUF2283 domain-containing protein, whose amino-acid sequence is MQLTYDPRYNVAYLRLQAKVAQVETIRISDELNVDMAPDGTVYGIELLNANEQLRAGDNGALVVINEALGERREMPLAK